A genomic window from Candidatus Kouleothrix ribensis includes:
- a CDS encoding DUF4404 family protein: MDQQELHSNLAKLDRELAGAEPADAAARATLAAVRGDLQQLIGQSEQLPTEQHQTLAERLRDAIPRFESSHPTLTSAMAEVIDTLNRMGL; the protein is encoded by the coding sequence ATGGATCAGCAGGAACTCCACAGCAACCTCGCCAAGCTCGATCGCGAGCTGGCCGGCGCCGAACCCGCCGACGCTGCGGCGCGCGCCACGCTCGCGGCAGTGCGCGGCGACCTACAGCAGCTGATCGGACAGAGCGAGCAGCTGCCAACCGAACAGCACCAGACCCTGGCCGAGCGTCTGCGCGACGCCATCCCGCGCTTCGAGAGCAGCCACCCGACCCTGACCAGCGCGATGGCCGAGGTGATCGACACCCTCAACCGTATGGGTCTTTGA
- the coaE gene encoding dephospho-CoA kinase (Dephospho-CoA kinase (CoaE) performs the final step in coenzyme A biosynthesis.), with protein MNDRTCYVIGLTGNIACGKSTVVAMLRECGAQVIDADRVTHDLQRPGEPVYQQIVATFGLGILVEPGGPIDRRKLGAIVFGDPAALRQLEQIVHPAVHTRISAWLSSLGGTGTAADHDDRRPRESTSQLPTTVAVIDAIKLLESGWKPICDAIWVVTCPPEQQLARLIATRGMDAAEARGRIAAQPPQADKAAQADVVIDNSGTLDYTRRQVEAAWQAI; from the coding sequence ATGAACGATCGCACATGCTACGTGATCGGCCTGACCGGCAACATTGCCTGCGGCAAGAGCACGGTGGTGGCAATGCTGCGCGAGTGTGGCGCGCAGGTGATCGACGCCGACCGCGTGACGCACGATCTACAGCGGCCCGGCGAGCCGGTGTACCAGCAGATCGTGGCTACGTTTGGCCTCGGCATCCTGGTTGAGCCAGGCGGGCCGATCGACCGGCGCAAGCTTGGCGCGATTGTGTTCGGCGACCCGGCTGCGCTGCGGCAGCTCGAGCAGATCGTACACCCGGCCGTGCATACCCGCATCAGCGCATGGCTGAGCAGCCTTGGCGGCACCGGCACAGCTGCCGATCACGACGATCGGCGCCCGCGCGAATCTACCAGCCAGCTTCCTACAACCGTAGCGGTGATCGACGCAATCAAGCTGCTCGAGTCCGGCTGGAAGCCGATCTGCGATGCGATCTGGGTGGTGACCTGCCCGCCCGAGCAACAGCTCGCCCGCCTGATCGCCACGCGCGGCATGGACGCGGCCGAGGCGCGCGGGCGCATTGCCGCGCAGCCACCCCAGGCCGATAAGGCCGCCCAGGCCGACGTAGTGATCGACAATAGCGGCACGCTCGACTACACCCGCCGCCAGGTCGAAGCGGCCTGGCAGGCCATCTGA
- a CDS encoding MBL fold metallo-hydrolase, translated as MRITHHGAFLIQLTRLPRLFPVNCYLVRDDDGLTLIDAGLPGSAPAILGAARALGQPIRRILITHAHGDHIGSIDALCKLLPEAELLASARDARFLAGDMQLDAGEPPARLRGAYQTISARPTRLLHDGDRVGALEVVAAPGHTPGQIALFDPRDGSLIAGDAFQTRAGVAVSGTLRWLFPFPAMATWHRPTALASARRLRALAPTRLAVGHGEVFEQPLDAIDQAIDTAAHELAEIRPYGT; from the coding sequence ATGCGCATCACTCATCACGGAGCATTTCTGATCCAGCTAACTCGCCTACCGCGACTATTTCCAGTCAACTGCTACCTGGTGCGCGACGACGACGGGCTGACGTTGATCGATGCCGGGCTACCAGGCAGCGCGCCGGCCATCCTCGGCGCGGCGCGCGCGCTGGGGCAACCCATCCGGCGCATACTGATCACCCACGCGCACGGCGACCATATCGGCTCGATCGACGCGCTGTGCAAGCTACTGCCCGAGGCCGAGCTACTGGCCTCCGCGCGCGACGCGCGCTTTCTCGCCGGCGATATGCAGCTCGACGCCGGCGAGCCGCCGGCCCGGCTGCGCGGCGCCTACCAGACGATCAGCGCCCGCCCGACCCGCCTGCTGCACGATGGCGACCGGGTCGGCGCGCTCGAGGTGGTGGCCGCGCCGGGCCATACACCCGGCCAGATCGCCCTGTTCGACCCGCGCGACGGCTCGCTGATCGCTGGCGACGCATTCCAGACCCGTGCGGGCGTAGCGGTATCGGGCACGCTGCGCTGGCTGTTCCCATTCCCAGCCATGGCCACCTGGCATCGGCCAACCGCACTGGCCAGCGCCCGCCGGCTGCGCGCGCTCGCACCGACGCGGCTGGCGGTGGGGCATGGCGAAGTGTTCGAGCAGCCGCTCGATGCGATCGACCAGGCGATCGACACAGCGGCCCATGAACTAGCGGAGATCCGCCCCTATGGCACGTAG
- a CDS encoding META domain-containing protein: protein MRKALSAGSQRAIVAALAIVILLGLGYWLLAPRLPGAAAAELEGKTWQLTALNSQPPAPGSRVTLTFKDGKVGGNSGVNQFGGSYRASAGSVTLSGIASTMMASTDPALNQQEQAVLNILQGQLIYRVSGNQLELSSPAGTLLFQ from the coding sequence GTGCGGAAGGCATTAAGCGCTGGTAGCCAGCGCGCTATTGTTGCGGCACTTGCGATAGTAATCCTGTTGGGGTTGGGCTACTGGCTACTTGCGCCCAGGCTGCCGGGTGCGGCCGCAGCCGAGCTCGAGGGCAAAACCTGGCAGCTCACGGCACTCAACAGCCAGCCGCCCGCGCCCGGCAGTCGTGTCACGCTCACGTTTAAGGACGGCAAGGTCGGCGGCAATAGCGGCGTAAACCAGTTCGGCGGCAGCTACCGCGCCAGCGCCGGCAGCGTCACGCTCTCGGGGATCGCCTCGACCATGATGGCCAGCACCGACCCGGCCTTGAATCAGCAGGAGCAGGCGGTGCTGAACATACTGCAAGGCCAGCTGATCTACCGCGTGAGCGGCAATCAGCTCGAGCTGAGCTCGCCGGCCGGCACGCTGCTGTTTCAGTAA
- a CDS encoding transcriptional repressor, whose translation MVHSDDAAALRKQGYRLTPQRLMVLEIIKRSGRHLTAEELHDAIVPQQPYVNIATVYRTLQWLQSVGLVAPIAIGNGPLRYEYVQGETHHHLVCQSCGYEQEIGDDILAALKAQLHERYAFSAQLHHLAILGRCAACRDLPDSDTPRA comes from the coding sequence ATGGTTCACAGCGACGATGCTGCCGCTTTACGCAAACAGGGGTACCGGCTCACGCCACAGCGCCTGATGGTGCTAGAGATCATCAAACGCAGCGGCAGGCACCTCACCGCCGAAGAGCTGCATGATGCAATCGTGCCACAGCAGCCGTACGTCAATATTGCAACCGTCTATCGAACGCTACAGTGGCTCCAGAGCGTTGGGCTGGTTGCGCCGATCGCGATCGGCAACGGCCCGCTGCGCTACGAGTATGTGCAAGGGGAAACCCATCACCACCTGGTATGCCAGAGCTGCGGCTACGAACAAGAGATCGGCGACGACATTCTGGCTGCGCTGAAGGCCCAGCTTCACGAGCGCTACGCCTTCAGCGCGCAGCTGCACCACCTCGCGATCCTGGGCCGTTGTGCGGCCTGCCGCGATCTACCCGACAGCGACACACCACGAGCATAG
- a CDS encoding HAMP domain-containing protein — translation MSDSAIDQGVNGPPSERLHTRVVLVFSLFAIAPLVIGAFMSLVLGIWVARTELSGSQARITRMTGGLVSERWRGLVDELRTAAAVIGETAGGDQVALDLLAQHCGACQPIWLTDRAGQIRLSTTAAIDVPPLSTDVLARIGAGEEQVPTMPTFTHTAMLVLVLPVRSGGALVTQIDVSKFVADVLRVVDFDQLGYGYVVDAHGQLIVASLPGAMVSGQDLRELPIVHAALSGQDWVPPYSQVYIGITSQRVAGMWAPVPGTGWFILVERPLIAEGSSNWYFFVVQSLLLLGTIIVAIMIGRQLAATITQPIERLQRGVMRLRAGHWDQPMRVGRRDELGQLAEAFNTMAGDLQLKQIELR, via the coding sequence TTGTCCGATTCAGCCATCGATCAGGGCGTAAACGGCCCGCCTAGCGAGCGCCTGCACACGCGAGTTGTGCTGGTCTTCTCGCTATTCGCAATCGCGCCGCTGGTGATTGGCGCGTTCATGTCGTTGGTACTGGGGATCTGGGTCGCACGAACCGAGTTGTCTGGCAGCCAGGCACGGATTACGCGCATGACGGGTGGCCTGGTGAGTGAGCGCTGGCGCGGGCTGGTCGACGAGCTACGGACGGCGGCGGCTGTAATCGGCGAGACTGCGGGCGGCGATCAGGTGGCGCTCGATCTGCTCGCGCAACACTGTGGCGCATGCCAGCCGATCTGGCTGACCGATCGTGCCGGGCAGATCCGGCTGAGCACTACGGCAGCGATCGACGTGCCGCCACTGAGCACTGATGTGCTCGCCAGGATCGGCGCTGGCGAAGAGCAGGTGCCGACCATGCCGACATTCACGCATACGGCGATGCTTGTGCTCGTGCTGCCCGTACGCAGCGGTGGGGCGCTCGTGACGCAGATCGATGTGAGCAAGTTTGTCGCCGACGTACTGCGAGTTGTTGATTTCGACCAGCTTGGCTATGGTTATGTCGTTGATGCGCACGGCCAGCTGATCGTCGCATCGCTGCCAGGCGCCATGGTAAGCGGTCAGGATCTGAGAGAGCTGCCGATCGTCCACGCGGCGCTGAGCGGTCAGGACTGGGTGCCGCCATACAGCCAGGTATATATCGGGATCACATCTCAGCGCGTGGCCGGGATGTGGGCGCCAGTGCCGGGTACGGGCTGGTTTATACTGGTTGAACGGCCACTCATAGCCGAGGGTAGCTCCAACTGGTACTTCTTTGTCGTGCAGAGCCTGTTATTGCTAGGCACGATTATCGTCGCAATTATGATTGGCCGCCAGCTGGCGGCAACGATTACCCAGCCAATCGAGCGGCTCCAGCGGGGCGTGATGCGCCTGCGTGCCGGCCACTGGGATCAGCCGATGCGGGTAGGCCGGCGCGACGAGCTTGGCCAGCTGGCCGAGGCGTTCAATACTATGGCCGGCGATCTCCAGCTCAAACAGATCGAGCTGCGGTAG
- a CDS encoding ECF transporter S component: MDKRHTWRHWAPPVLAALIGSCLYALSIYLTAVVDIPGSDNVQLRPGVVIPIVTGALFGPLAGFVSGCAGNLLADRALDWGFWPFWYLGNGLIGLAAGLIRPADGNYARLRPVSAVLGCSMAGIAIGMGLASFTEHWVTQSSWADVFLVNFMPAFVSNTINAIILTPIVLLSYGILRESTRADTF, encoded by the coding sequence ATGGACAAACGGCATACCTGGCGGCATTGGGCACCGCCAGTACTTGCGGCGCTGATTGGCAGCTGTCTGTACGCACTCTCGATTTACCTGACTGCAGTGGTTGATATACCAGGCTCCGATAATGTGCAACTGCGCCCTGGTGTGGTGATTCCAATCGTCACCGGCGCCTTGTTCGGCCCGCTGGCCGGGTTTGTCAGCGGCTGTGCCGGCAACCTGCTCGCCGATCGAGCGTTGGATTGGGGATTCTGGCCGTTCTGGTATCTGGGCAATGGCCTGATCGGGCTGGCAGCTGGCCTCATCCGCCCGGCCGATGGTAACTATGCCCGGCTGCGGCCAGTGTCGGCTGTGCTGGGATGCAGCATGGCCGGTATTGCGATCGGCATGGGCCTGGCTTCATTTACCGAGCACTGGGTGACACAGAGCAGCTGGGCTGATGTGTTCCTGGTTAACTTCATGCCAGCATTTGTATCCAACACAATCAATGCGATCATTTTGACCCCGATCGTGTTGCTTTCCTATGGCATCTTGCGCGAGTCGACGCGCGCTGATACATTCTAG
- a CDS encoding methyltransferase domain-containing protein, whose product MLYDWPPIAALPRSAETELLDQPAHDQAALADNLRDLHTIDWLLGSSRLTWRALWPMLRTLPRGEPRTLLDVATGGAGGPRRLAAWAQRHGHDLRPIGSDRLGDVLRLARAGGARFPLVRHDALHIPLPDRAVDFVTCALALHHFEPDAAAQLLCELHRVARYGVIVNDLRRTRPAYWGALLLARGPWHTMARHDGPLSVLRAYTPAEVRAIVAQAGLAHARVEARPLFRILITLRPTRHPPQNPQAMLHSAQ is encoded by the coding sequence ATGTTGTACGACTGGCCGCCGATCGCCGCGCTGCCACGCAGCGCCGAAACCGAGCTGCTCGACCAGCCTGCGCACGACCAGGCCGCGCTGGCCGATAATCTACGCGATCTGCATACGATCGATTGGCTGCTAGGCAGCAGCAGGCTGACCTGGCGCGCGCTCTGGCCAATGCTGCGTACGCTGCCGCGTGGCGAGCCGCGTACGCTGCTGGATGTCGCTACCGGCGGCGCCGGCGGGCCGCGCCGGCTGGCGGCCTGGGCACAGCGGCACGGGCACGATCTGCGGCCGATCGGATCGGACCGGCTGGGTGATGTGCTGCGCCTGGCGCGCGCAGGTGGGGCGCGCTTCCCGCTGGTGCGCCACGACGCCCTGCACATCCCACTGCCCGATCGCGCGGTCGATTTCGTGACATGCGCATTGGCACTACACCACTTCGAGCCAGACGCTGCAGCACAGCTGCTGTGTGAGCTGCACCGTGTTGCGCGCTATGGTGTGATCGTCAACGATCTGCGGCGCACGCGGCCGGCCTACTGGGGCGCGCTGCTGCTGGCGCGCGGCCCCTGGCACACCATGGCCCGCCACGACGGGCCGCTCTCGGTGTTGCGCGCCTACACACCCGCCGAGGTGCGCGCGATCGTCGCGCAGGCCGGGCTGGCCCACGCGCGCGTCGAGGCGCGGCCACTATTTCGCATTCTGATCACGCTGCGGCCCACTCGTCACCCGCCCCAGAATCCTCAAGCTATGCTACACTCTGCGCAGTAA
- a CDS encoding alpha/beta fold hydrolase: protein MTAKPALALAHLAQPPRRSSSTPPPLLLLLHGYGSNEADLFGLTPYIDPRFLVLSARAPYSLMYGSYAWFEIEWTAAGISIDARQAEASRKLVTDFVNAAVAEYRADPGQVYLVGFSQGAILAASVALTTPELVAGVVLMSGRVPDEIRPLIAPAERLAHKPFLVVHGLHDAVLPIQNGRASRAMLAQLPVDLTYKEYPMAHEVSAESLHDVTSWLSARLGAGAA from the coding sequence ATGACCGCAAAACCGGCACTCGCACTGGCCCACCTGGCTCAGCCGCCGCGCCGCAGCAGCAGCACGCCACCCCCACTGCTGCTGCTGCTGCATGGCTATGGTAGCAACGAGGCCGACCTGTTTGGCCTGACGCCGTACATTGACCCACGCTTTCTGGTGCTGAGCGCCCGCGCGCCGTACTCGCTGATGTATGGCAGCTACGCTTGGTTCGAGATCGAGTGGACGGCCGCGGGCATCTCGATCGATGCGCGCCAGGCCGAGGCCAGCCGCAAGCTGGTGACCGACTTTGTAAACGCGGCGGTGGCAGAGTATCGTGCCGATCCCGGCCAGGTGTACCTGGTTGGCTTCAGCCAGGGCGCCATCCTGGCCGCCAGTGTGGCGCTGACCACGCCCGAGCTGGTGGCCGGCGTGGTGCTGATGAGCGGGCGCGTGCCCGACGAGATCCGGCCGCTGATCGCGCCGGCCGAGCGGCTGGCGCATAAGCCCTTCCTGGTGGTACACGGCCTGCACGACGCCGTGCTGCCGATCCAGAACGGCCGCGCCAGCCGGGCCATGCTCGCGCAGCTGCCGGTCGACCTGACCTACAAAGAATACCCCATGGCCCACGAGGTCAGCGCCGAGAGTCTGCACGACGTGACTAGCTGGCTGAGCGCGCGGCTCGGCGCGGGCGCGGCATAA
- a CDS encoding universal stress protein has translation MYQRIMVPLDGSELAQTAIDHALSICRAFAATLVLLHVRDRHGSVEASQRYLDFTRRELAGSGVPITLVLREGDVASAIVNAADSEQIDVIAMATHGRSGLQRVVYGSVAEQVLRSSTKPVLLVRVPGAQVEQPAAASPAVPRTRTLGS, from the coding sequence ATGTATCAACGGATCATGGTACCGCTCGATGGCTCCGAGCTGGCTCAGACGGCGATCGACCACGCGCTGAGCATCTGCCGTGCCTTTGCCGCCACGCTCGTGCTGCTGCATGTTCGCGATCGGCACGGCAGTGTCGAGGCGTCGCAGCGCTATCTCGACTTCACTCGCCGCGAACTGGCCGGCAGCGGTGTGCCGATCACGCTGGTGCTGCGCGAGGGCGATGTTGCCAGCGCGATCGTGAATGCTGCCGATAGTGAGCAGATCGATGTGATCGCTATGGCTACGCATGGGCGTAGTGGCCTGCAGCGCGTGGTGTATGGCAGCGTCGCCGAGCAGGTGCTGCGTAGCTCGACCAAGCCGGTGCTGTTGGTGCGCGTACCGGGCGCGCAGGTCGAGCAGCCTGCAGCGGCATCGCCTGCGGTGCCACGAACTCGCACCCTGGGCAGCTAA
- a CDS encoding DUF3459 domain-containing protein: MLSSTLWWQHGIIYQIYPRSFADSNGDGIGDLPGIIGRIDYVHSLGADAIWLSPIYPSPMADFGYDVADYTDVHALFGTLADFDRLVAAAHARGMKVMLDFVPNHSSDEHAWFAEARSARDNPRRDWYIWRDPAPDGGPPNNWLSYFGGSAWQYDATTGQYYLHLFVDKQPDLNWRNPAVQQAMLDAMRFWLDRGVDGFRVDVIWLMIKDAQFRDNPPNPAYQPGQAPVNALLPLYSSDQPEVHEIIAMMRQLLDQYHERVMVGEIYLPIERLVEYYGMSAPECHLPFNFQLITAPWSAEVIGALVNQYEAALPPGGWPNWVLGNHDQHRIASRVGPRQARVAALLLLTLRGTPTLYYGDEIGMHDVEIPPELVHDPQELGAPGYGMGRDPERTPMQWDAGPGAGFTSGVPWLPLAGDYAEHNVAAELDDPASMLALYRSLIALRRATPALTHGSYAPFAAYGDLLAYLREHAGRRMLVALNLGPQPQTLELGTLGQGRVLLSTALDRADERVSDTLALRPDEGLIVELG; this comes from the coding sequence ATGCTCAGCTCAACACTCTGGTGGCAGCACGGAATCATCTACCAGATCTACCCGCGCTCGTTTGCCGATAGCAATGGCGATGGCATTGGCGATCTGCCGGGCATCATCGGCCGGATCGACTATGTACACAGCCTGGGCGCCGATGCAATCTGGCTCTCGCCGATCTACCCCTCGCCCATGGCCGACTTCGGTTATGATGTGGCCGACTACACCGATGTCCACGCGTTGTTCGGCACGCTGGCCGATTTCGATCGGCTGGTGGCGGCAGCACACGCGCGTGGCATGAAGGTGATGCTCGACTTCGTGCCAAACCATTCGTCCGACGAACACGCCTGGTTTGCCGAGGCGCGCAGCGCGCGCGATAACCCCCGGCGCGATTGGTATATCTGGCGCGACCCGGCGCCAGATGGCGGGCCGCCGAACAACTGGCTGAGCTACTTCGGCGGCAGCGCATGGCAGTACGACGCGACGACCGGCCAGTACTACCTGCACCTATTCGTTGACAAACAGCCCGACCTGAACTGGCGCAACCCGGCCGTGCAGCAGGCCATGCTCGACGCCATGCGCTTCTGGCTCGATCGTGGCGTCGACGGCTTTCGGGTTGACGTAATCTGGCTGATGATCAAAGACGCCCAGTTCCGCGATAACCCGCCCAACCCGGCCTACCAGCCCGGCCAGGCGCCGGTCAACGCGCTGCTGCCGCTGTATAGCTCCGACCAGCCTGAAGTACATGAGATCATCGCCATGATGCGCCAGCTGCTCGACCAGTATCACGAGCGGGTGATGGTTGGCGAGATCTACCTGCCGATCGAGCGGCTGGTCGAATACTACGGCATGTCTGCGCCCGAGTGCCACCTGCCGTTCAACTTCCAGCTGATCACGGCCCCCTGGTCGGCCGAGGTGATCGGCGCGCTGGTGAACCAGTACGAGGCTGCGCTGCCGCCGGGTGGCTGGCCGAACTGGGTGCTCGGCAACCACGACCAACATCGCATCGCCAGCCGCGTTGGCCCGCGCCAGGCGCGCGTGGCGGCGCTGCTGCTGCTGACACTACGCGGCACGCCCACGCTGTACTATGGCGACGAGATCGGCATGCACGATGTCGAGATTCCGCCCGAGCTAGTACACGATCCGCAGGAGCTCGGCGCACCCGGCTATGGGATGGGGCGCGACCCCGAGCGCACGCCCATGCAGTGGGACGCCGGGCCTGGCGCGGGGTTTACCAGCGGCGTGCCCTGGCTGCCGCTGGCCGGCGATTACGCCGAGCATAACGTGGCTGCCGAGCTAGACGACCCGGCCTCGATGCTGGCGCTCTACCGCAGCCTGATCGCCCTACGCCGCGCTACGCCGGCGCTGACCCACGGCAGCTACGCCCCGTTCGCGGCATATGGTGATCTGCTGGCCTACCTGCGCGAACATGCCGGCCGGCGCATGCTGGTGGCGCTGAACCTCGGCCCGCAGCCGCAAACGCTTGAGCTAGGCACACTGGGCCAGGGCCGGGTGTTGCTCTCGACCGCGCTCGACCGCGCTGATGAGCGCGTGAGCGACACACTGGCGCTGCGCCCCGACGAGGGCCTGATCGTAGAGCTAGGCTAG
- a CDS encoding class I tRNA ligase family protein produces MTQEYNPHAVEQRWQGVWFRTGIYEPDIQRAPRPYYNLMMFPYPSAAGLHIGNLFAFVGADIHGRFMAMNGHDVFEPIGFDAFGIHSENYAIKQGVNPKILTAQNVARFRETQLKLSGNRYAWSHEIDTTDPRYYRWTQWIFVKLFKAGLAERKRATVNWCPSCKTVLANEQVIDGLCERCDTPAEQRELEQWFFKITDYAERLLANLDHLDWSEAVKTAQRNWIGREVGPDGALRYHLRDWLISRQRYWGPPIPIVYCDSCGTVPVPEDQLPVLLPDAEHWKPTGIGSSPLAAIPAFVATACPRCGGPARRETDVSDNFLDSAWYFLRYPSTQFGDRPFDAELTAKWLPVDMYIGGREHAVLHLMYTRFITMALHDMGYLPFDEPFKRFRAHGMITRNGAKISKSRGNVVNPDQYIEAWGADTVRAYLMFMGPYTQGGDFSDRGIAGVRRFLGRVWQLVLRNAGRLNPAAPPEPERRRLHQAIHSVTADIRELGYNTALATLMAYVGGIQRRGELFVEEAEGLLLLLAPFAPHIAEELWERIGKPYSIHQQAWPAADPTLLVRPAETIAVQVNGRVRGTIDLPPGASQAAAVAAARQVEAVERCVNGSAIRRVVYVPGRIVNLIVGG; encoded by the coding sequence ATGACACAAGAGTACAACCCGCACGCCGTTGAACAACGCTGGCAGGGCGTGTGGTTTCGCACTGGTATTTACGAGCCAGACATCCAGCGCGCGCCCAGGCCCTACTACAACCTGATGATGTTCCCGTACCCGTCGGCCGCAGGCTTGCACATCGGCAACCTGTTTGCCTTCGTGGGTGCAGACATTCACGGGCGCTTCATGGCCATGAACGGCCACGACGTGTTCGAGCCGATCGGCTTCGACGCCTTCGGCATCCACAGCGAGAACTACGCGATCAAGCAGGGCGTCAACCCGAAGATCCTGACTGCTCAGAATGTCGCACGCTTCCGCGAGACCCAGCTGAAGCTGAGCGGCAACCGCTACGCCTGGTCGCACGAGATCGACACGACCGACCCGCGCTACTACCGCTGGACGCAGTGGATCTTCGTCAAGCTGTTCAAGGCCGGGCTGGCCGAACGCAAGCGCGCCACCGTCAACTGGTGCCCGAGCTGCAAGACCGTGCTGGCGAACGAGCAGGTGATCGACGGGCTGTGCGAGCGCTGCGATACGCCGGCCGAGCAGCGCGAGCTGGAGCAGTGGTTCTTCAAGATTACCGACTACGCCGAGCGCCTGCTGGCTAACCTGGATCACCTGGACTGGTCGGAGGCGGTGAAGACGGCGCAGCGCAACTGGATCGGGCGTGAAGTTGGGCCCGACGGCGCGCTGCGCTACCACCTGCGCGACTGGCTGATCTCGCGGCAGCGCTACTGGGGGCCGCCCATCCCGATTGTCTACTGCGACAGCTGCGGCACGGTGCCGGTGCCCGAAGACCAGCTGCCGGTGCTGCTGCCCGACGCCGAGCACTGGAAGCCCACCGGCATTGGCTCCTCGCCGCTGGCAGCCATCCCGGCGTTCGTGGCTACGGCCTGCCCACGCTGCGGTGGCCCGGCCCGGCGCGAGACCGACGTGTCGGACAACTTTCTGGACAGCGCCTGGTACTTCTTGCGCTACCCGTCGACGCAGTTTGGCGACCGGCCGTTCGACGCCGAGCTGACCGCGAAGTGGCTGCCGGTCGATATGTATATCGGCGGCCGCGAGCACGCGGTGCTGCACCTGATGTACACCCGCTTCATCACCATGGCCCTGCACGACATGGGCTACCTGCCGTTCGACGAGCCATTCAAGCGCTTCCGGGCGCACGGCATGATCACCAGGAACGGCGCGAAGATCAGCAAATCGCGTGGGAACGTCGTCAACCCCGACCAGTATATCGAGGCCTGGGGCGCCGACACAGTGCGCGCCTACCTGATGTTCATGGGGCCATACACCCAGGGCGGCGATTTCAGCGACCGCGGTATCGCCGGCGTCAGGCGCTTCCTGGGCCGGGTGTGGCAGCTGGTGCTGCGCAACGCCGGCCGCCTGAACCCGGCCGCGCCGCCCGAGCCTGAGCGCCGCCGGCTGCACCAGGCGATCCACAGCGTAACGGCCGACATCCGCGAGCTGGGGTATAACACCGCGCTTGCGACGTTGATGGCGTATGTTGGGGGCATCCAGCGGCGCGGCGAGCTATTCGTGGAAGAGGCCGAGGGCCTGCTGCTGCTGCTGGCACCGTTTGCGCCGCATATCGCCGAGGAGCTGTGGGAGCGCATTGGCAAGCCGTACTCCATCCACCAGCAGGCCTGGCCGGCGGCCGATCCCACGCTGCTGGTGCGCCCAGCCGAGACGATCGCCGTCCAGGTCAACGGCCGCGTGCGTGGCACGATCGACCTGCCGCCTGGCGCGAGTCAGGCGGCGGCCGTCGCGGCTGCACGCCAGGTCGAGGCGGTCGAGCGCTGCGTGAACGGCTCGGCCATCCGGCGGGTGGTGTACGTGCCGGGGCGCATTGTTAACCTGATCGTGGGCGGATAG
- a CDS encoding GNAT family N-acetyltransferase, with product MHIRRAVMSDAAALAQLIEAFNSDHLPIVVTPAQAAARLAATAGFETTFVADAGGTLAGFACLRLVPYMSGDEPYAELTDLFVAAPFRRQGVARALIAEAERAARAGGADQVIILTGDDNTAAQALYRALGYADYAVALKRSIVPGAPDARG from the coding sequence ATGCACATCCGCCGCGCGGTTATGTCCGATGCGGCTGCGCTCGCGCAGCTGATCGAAGCGTTCAACAGCGATCACCTGCCGATCGTCGTTACGCCGGCGCAGGCCGCAGCGCGGCTGGCCGCCACCGCAGGCTTTGAGACAACATTCGTGGCCGATGCCGGGGGCACGCTGGCGGGCTTCGCATGCCTGCGGCTCGTGCCGTATATGTCGGGCGACGAGCCCTACGCCGAGCTGACCGACCTGTTTGTGGCCGCACCATTTCGCCGCCAGGGCGTCGCGCGGGCGCTGATTGCCGAGGCAGAGCGCGCCGCGCGCGCCGGCGGCGCCGACCAGGTGATCATCCTGACCGGCGACGACAATACCGCCGCCCAGGCGCTCTACCGCGCGCTCGGCTATGCCGACTACGCGGTTGCGCTGAAGCGGTCGATCGTGCCAGGAGCACCCGACGCGCGCGGCTAG